From Saccharibacillus brassicae:
TTTTGCCTGCTTCGCTATCTGCGGCGCGCTTGGAAAAACAGGTCCGGTCCGTTACACTTTTAAAGTAGGATTTTCTAACGAGGAGGAAGTTAAGATGACCCTGATCGAACTCAAAAACCAAACGGCCGTCATTACCGGAGCGGGCAAAGGCATCGGACGTGCCATCGCGGAAGCGCTCGCCGCCGAAGGCGTGCATCTCGGACTGATCGCGCGTACCGCTTCCGACCTGGAATCGCTCAAGAGCGAACTGTCGGAAAAATACGGCGTGAACGTATTCGTGCACGCAGCCGACGTCTCGGCCCGCGCCGATATCGAAGCCGCGATCCATACCCTGCACGAACAGCTCGGCGCGATCGACATCCTGATCAACAACGCCGGCATCGGCTCGTTCGGCAAACTCGTCGAGATGGACCCGGACGAGTGGGAACAAATCATCCGTGTCAACCTCATGGGCGCCTACTACGCGACACGCGCCGCCCTGCCGTTCATGATCGAGCAGAACGGCGGCAACATCCTGAACGTCGCTTCCACGGCGGGCGAACGCGGCTTCGCGACCGGCTCGGCCTACTGCGCGTCCAAA
This genomic window contains:
- a CDS encoding 3-ketoacyl-ACP reductase; its protein translation is MELKNQTAVITGAGKGIGRAIAEALAAEGVHLGLIARTASDLESLKSELSEKYGVNVFVHAADVSARADIEAAIHTLHEQLGAIDILINNAGIGSFGKLVEMDPDEWEQIIRVNLMGAYYATRAALPFMIEQNGGNILNVASTAGERGFATGSAYCASKAGLIAMGEAVMQEVRKSNIRVVTLNPSTVNTELASNNNLPIGDEDRMMQAEDVADLAVSTLKLPTRVFVKSAGIWTTNPQ